From bacterium:
GCTTCCGTAACGCGAACCGAGGTCGCGGGAAGACGGAAGGTCGGGATGATGCTGTCGCGGCTCTCGACCCGGACCTCGACGATCAACTCTTTGAGCAGCGCCTTGCGCTGACCCGGCGTGCCGTTGAGCATCGCGTCCCGGACCGCTTGTTCCGCGCTGCGCACGGCTTCCTGGGTTGGCACATCAACGGCGGTTGTGGAATCGCGCAACTCTGCGAGCTTCGCGCGAAGCTGAATCAAGCGACGCTCAAGCGCGTCGACTCGACTGCCGAACCGCGACTCGGATAGCCGGCCGTTCTCGAAGGCGCTGTAGTAGCGCTCGACAGCTGCTGAGTTGCGCGTGGCCATGTGAAAGTACCCATCCGTGGCCGGTCGAAGTCCCCACCCTCGACTGTCTGATTTAGCCACCGGGTGCGTCCCCCGGGCCGGGCAAAGTGGAGATGTCTCAATCCCACCAGCCCACCCGGAGGACCCACCTATTGAAGACGACGAGGGAGCATTTGAACATCATCGATGCGTTTCATGATCTGGGGAGCTACCGAGCGGCGGCGCGCTTGTGCGGTACGACGCACAAGACTGTGAGGAAGGTTGTCGAGCGGCACGAGGCAGGCGGCCCTTGGGCGCGGAGGCCGCGGCTGACGTCGAGGAACACCGACAAGGTGATGTCGGTCATCCGAGAGCGGGTGCGCACGACCGACGGCCGCATCTCCGCCAAACGATTACTTCCGGCGGCGCGCGCCGCTGGCTACAAGGGCTCCGCCCGCAATCTTCGTCGCGCGGTCGCCAAGGTCAAGGCGGAGTGGCGGCGGGAGCGACGAATCTATCGACCTTGGGTGCCGAGCCCGGGCCAGCACCTGGTCGTGGACTGGACCAAGATCGCGGTCGGCCTGCACATGTTCTGCGCCGTGTCCGCGTGGTCGCGATACCGCTTCGTGCGCTTCGCCAGCGACGAGACCAAGGAGACGACCCTGACCTTGATGGCGGAATGCTTTGAGGAACTGGGAGCGGTGCCGGCGGTCGTGCTCACCGACCGCATGGCCTGTCTCAAGAATGGGGTCGTCGCCAACGTCGTGGTGCCTCACCCCGACTACGTCCGCTTCGCCGCGCACTACGGTTTCCGGCCGGACTTCTGCGAAGCCCAAGACCCGGAATCGAAGGGCGTCGTCGAGAACCTGTGCGGGTATGCGCAACGCGATCTGGTCGTGCCCGCGGACAACTTCGGCGGCGACGTCGCGAGCGGCAATCGCCAAGCCAAGCTCTGGGGTCTCGAGGTGAACGACCGCGTCCACAGCGAGACGCAGGCGACTCCGGACGTGCGACTGGTGGAGGAGCGAGCGCTGATGCGACCGCTGCCGTCTCTGCGACCGGCGCTCTGTCGTGGCCAGCTGCGCAAGGTCGACCGCATGCAAACGATTCGCTTCGGCGCGGCCCGCTACTCGTTGCCGACCGCCTGGGTGGGCAAGCAGATCGAGGTCACCGTGCAGGACCACGAGGTGCTGCTCGCGTACGACGGAAACGAGATCGAAAGGCATCTGCTCATGGCGCCCGGTGAGGTCTCTATTAAGGATGAGCACTACCAGGGCAAGTCGAGGATGCCGGCACGGGCTATCCGCGTTCGGACCGGGACCGAGCGTGCGTTCATCGCGCTCGGACCTCCCGCCGAAGCCTTCCTGCGTGCAGCGGCGGCGGTCGGCACATCGCGACTGGCAGCCGAGCTCGCGGACATCGTGACCCTGGAGATGAGCTGGAGTCGTGAGCAGCTGCTGGCGGCGCTGGAGCGGGCGACTCGCTTCCGTCGCTTCAAGGCAGCTGACATTCGCTCCATCCTCGAGGCTGGTCCATCGGCTCCCAACCCGGTGCCCGCTGGCGACGCGCTGAAATTAGCGCTGCCGGAGGTTCCGGTCAGACCGCTGAGCGCCTACTCCCTGGAGGCGATTCGATGAGCACGACCGCGCTACCACTCGCACCGGACCTGGTCGCCGGTCTGCGCCGCCTCAAACTCTCGACCGTCCGGGCCATCGCACCGGACGTGTGCCAAACCGCCAAGACTCAGCGCTGGGCGCCGGACGAATTTCTGCGCACCCTCAACGAAGCGGAGATCTCGGCGCGCGATGAATCCAACTACCAGAACCGATTGAAGATGGCCGGCTTCCCAGTCACCAAGACCCTCGATGACTTCAAGCTCCAGATCTCGTCAGTCCCCAAGGCAACCTTCGACTACCTCGCCTCATTGGAATGGATCAGAGCCAAGGAGGACCTCATCCTTGTCGGTCCAGCGGGCACTGGCAAGTCGCATCTGCTTGTCGGTCTCGGTCACGCGGCCGTGCGTGCCGGCCTGCGCGTTCGTTTCTTCGTTGCCTCCGACCTCGTCGAGACGCTCTACCGCGGCCTCGCAGACAACTCGGTGGGCAAAGTCATCGATGGTCTGCTGCGCGCCGACCTGGTTCTCCTCGACGAGCTGGGCTTTGCACCACTTGACCTCACCGGCACCCAGCTCCTCTTCCGTTTCATCGCCGCCGCCTATGAGCGGCGTGCGCTTGGCATCGCCAGCCACTGGCCCTTCGACCAATGGGGACGTTTCCTTCCGGAGCCGACCACAGCCACCTCAATGATTGATCGCCTCCTCCACCACAGCGTCGTGGTGGTCACCGAGGGCGAGTCCTACAGGCTCCGCGAAGCCCGTTCAAGAGGAGGTGAGCGCCACAAGAAGTGAGCGCCGGGTGGGGACTTTCACCTGGCCAAAAGTGGGGACTTTGAGTTGGCCATTGACATGAGTACCTGCCTGGATCGTCGAGCCGGCCAGAGATGCTAAGCGGCTTTCAGGAAAAGGTGGCCGGCAAATGGATGCCGTATGTCGGTCGCGAGTTGACGACGAGCCCACAGTTCCGTGTCAAGGTTTCATCCGACAACTCGGTTCTAATCTGGGATGTTCGGCAGCCAACGTAAAGATCGCGCACTGCCCACGTTCAGGCCTAGACAATTAACCCGAGGGTGTCTGGCAAAGCCGCCGCCGATCCATCACCGCCCACCGTCCGAATGCCGGGTGCACCTAGACTGATCGGCCGAGCGGTCACTGCCGGTTGGTTCGCGTTACGGAAACTACGGCCCATGCGTTACGTCGGTCGCAGGGCGGCGGGCGGATATCGGTTCAGGTCTGCGCCAAGGCAAACGCCAGCACAGCCAGGACAACGGCAATTGCTACGCCGAGAACTGCGGCGACCAAGGTATATGTACCGACAGACATGCCGGCGATTCTGCGCCCAGAAGCAGCCACGCGCAGGAAGGGATAGAAGATCGCAGCGCTGGCTACTACGCCGAGCATCACCCCGCTTATGCCCAGAAGTACGCCGCGCTGACCGGCCCACTGCCTTACGGCGAACACCAGCCACCCGATTCCGGCAAGGACGGGGATATAGCTGAACCACAGCCAGCGGAGGGATCGCCGTATTGCGGCACTTCTCTCGGGATCCTCGCGAGCGCGTTCACCGTGGCCGCCGACCATCTTCCTGCGACGCTAGGTTAAGCCGATGGGGGCTGATCTCAATGTGGTTCGCATTACGGAAACTACGGCCCGCGCTCTGACAGTGTGCCGCGCTGAGATTAGTGGCTGACTTGGACGCCTGCGTGAAATGTGAACACTGCAATCATCACGACGACCGTGATCACGATCGCGATGCCGACTCCTAACACTCCCGCATTAACCGTGAGTTTGCTTACAGAGCCGGGGTAGCGCCGAGCTAGTTCGTCAGCCGGCGCCGTCTCCCAGCTGCCCTGCAGCGGGACGTTCAATTCGTGCCCAAGCGCGGCGACGTCAAAAGCCCGACTGACCCGGAGTAAGACCCGGTCGTCGCGATCCAGGAGCAGCGCCATTGGGATTGGGACCGAAGCGGATGTTTTGCTGCTGACCTGGACTATGCGATGGACAGCAGCGCGATCGCAACTCTTGCCGCCGAGGCCAGTCAACGTCACTACGTGGGGGCCGACAAGGATCCGGCTTGTCTTGTAGAAAGCGAACAGCAGGACGGGTACGCCAATCCCGAATAAAACGATCAGGATCGCGTCGGCTCCAATGGCCGCCCATCCGTGCCCGCGTATCGCTTTGCTCGCGTCAATGGCGGCTTTGACGAGAAGTCCAACCACGAACACGCCCACAAGCACCCAGGAGGTCCGCACCCTCCGGCGGCTCGGAAGCAGTACGAGGGTTTGGGAATCGCTCTCCGAGGCGGCTGGTCCAACAAATTGAGGTATTGGAGGCCCTGCCGCGCTTCGGGGCCCGATCAATGCCAGCTTCTTCAGACGCCGAAGGCTCCAGATGCCCGTGCTCAGCCCCGCTGCCCCGAATGCCGTTATCAGGCCGAACAGAAAGATGCCGGACGGGGTGCTCGATAGCTCGGAGGCAGGGTCATCGACGGTCGGGAACTCGTCGCCGTGAATGATGAGCAACCGCGCTTTGCCCTGCCAATATCGCACCGATACCTGATCGCTTGCGTGAACGCCGTCGCGGGCAAGGTCAATGTTGCTGACTGCGATGGCTTCAGTAGCGCGCGCCGTCCGGACGGTGATCGAGCCGCTAGTGCCGCTGCTGCTCGTCCCATAGTTAGCGTCCGTAACGGTGCCTGGCAGAGTCCGATAGCAAGAGGGGCTCTGTTGCTCGCACTCAGTCGCGGCCTGGTACTGCGATATGTCGCTCCGCGCTTGGAACCAGATGATCGTCAGGCCGAAAAGAAAGACCAGACCGACACCGATCGCGAGGACTCCGAACACGATTCGAGCCCACGCCCAGATCCGAACCATGGCGCCGAGATTCTATGTCTCGCCGGCGAAGTTCAGGTCCATCACGGCATGATTTCCAGTCTCGGAGACCTTCTTGAGAATTGAGTTGCCCGAAGGCTCCGAAGCTTCCTTATGAGCTGCAGCTTGCGTGTCGTAGGTGTCGGGTGTCGGGAGCACAGAGGCCAATCGGCCGAGCGGTCACTGTCGGTTGATTCGCGTTACGGAAACTACGGCCCCTTCAGCGCGGCCCCGCTGAGCAGAACAGCGACGAATGCGGCGACCGCCAGTAGCAACCCGACCAAGACGAACGGTATCCGCCACCGTACTTCCGTTTCGAGAAACCCGCGCGTTGTCCGACCCGCAGCGAATCTGGCTCGCCACAGGCGGTAACGGGCGAAGACCAGCGCCAGCGGTGCGGTCAGAAGGAGCGCACCGACGATGAGGAGTTGGAGCCAGAACGGCATGCCGGCCGATGGTACTCGCCGGTGTGCGAATTAGTTCAATGCAGGGCATTGGGTTCGACCGCGCCTCTTATAGTCCGCACGACAATGGGATATCCCCTGCCACTCTTCGTGTCGCGAACGCTGGCGAAACAACCTATTGCTCCCAGACGGGGTCCCTTTCCGGCTAGTCGTCCAGGCTGTATTTAGTGGAGTGGACTGCTCGATCTATGCGATCGGGTCGTTGGTATTGATCGGCTTTGGTTTGGCCGTTGCAGCACATGCCCTGCCGAGCGGCTCTAGATCCAGCGATGTACCCGGTGGTCTGGCGATCTTCGGGTTCGGATTGCTCTGTGGATTGCTCCCGTCTTTCAGGGTCTGGCAGGTGGCACGCGCACTTCGCGAAGGCGATGCCCATCTGGCTGACGTTCTCGAGGCGGAGGTCGGCACGGCCAGGATCTACGGAACTCCCTGGGGGGAGCCTATGGGCACGCGAACGCGTCCAATCGCTGCCACCGGTACCTACCGGCTGACCGATACGGGTGAGAACGGTCGGTACTACATGCAGCAATGGTGGGCGACAAGGCTGCAGCCGGGTGCTCGGATTTGGGTTCTCCGGCGTCTCGGCCGGGACGTCCTTTACGCTCCGGTGAACGACTAGGGTCGGTTGAGTGTGATCCTTCGACCTACGACCGTGATGCTTTGGTTCGCGTTACGGAAACTACCGCCCACACCAATTCGATGGGCTTTCCATAACGCGAACCGAAGGCACGTCTACAAGCTGCGATCGTTGCGGTCGCGTTTCTTATGCCTAGCGAACCAAGCCTCGAACCACTTGTGGTACAGCTCCCATGCGCGATGGAACTGCTGGGGATCAACCACCCACGCAACCGCGGCGGCGCGGCTCGGCGGCCGGGTTCTCCATTTGTCCAACGTGTCGAGAAAACGGGTGATGTGGCCACGTCGTACAGAGTTGATCTCCTTGAACAGCTTCTCCCCGGCCTCAGTCAGCGAGTAGCGATCCGGCGAACCGATCACAAGCCCGGCACCTACGAGCTGGCCTACGGCAGAACTGAACTCATCGACAGTCGGGATTGCGTGATTGTTCGAATCCGCTGCGGCGATGACCTTGTCCAACGGTGCTCCGCCGGTGCCG
This genomic window contains:
- a CDS encoding IS21 family transposase; the protein is MKTTREHLNIIDAFHDLGSYRAAARLCGTTHKTVRKVVERHEAGGPWARRPRLTSRNTDKVMSVIRERVRTTDGRISAKRLLPAARAAGYKGSARNLRRAVAKVKAEWRRERRIYRPWVPSPGQHLVVDWTKIAVGLHMFCAVSAWSRYRFVRFASDETKETTLTLMAECFEELGAVPAVVLTDRMACLKNGVVANVVVPHPDYVRFAAHYGFRPDFCEAQDPESKGVVENLCGYAQRDLVVPADNFGGDVASGNRQAKLWGLEVNDRVHSETQATPDVRLVEERALMRPLPSLRPALCRGQLRKVDRMQTIRFGAARYSLPTAWVGKQIEVTVQDHEVLLAYDGNEIERHLLMAPGEVSIKDEHYQGKSRMPARAIRVRTGTERAFIALGPPAEAFLRAAAAVGTSRLAAELADIVTLEMSWSREQLLAALERATRFRRFKAADIRSILEAGPSAPNPVPAGDALKLALPEVPVRPLSAYSLEAIR
- a CDS encoding ATP-binding protein, with the protein product MSTTALPLAPDLVAGLRRLKLSTVRAIAPDVCQTAKTQRWAPDEFLRTLNEAEISARDESNYQNRLKMAGFPVTKTLDDFKLQISSVPKATFDYLASLEWIRAKEDLILVGPAGTGKSHLLVGLGHAAVRAGLRVRFFVASDLVETLYRGLADNSVGKVIDGLLRADLVLLDELGFAPLDLTGTQLLFRFIAAAYERRALGIASHWPFDQWGRFLPEPTTATSMIDRLLHHSVVVVTEGESYRLREARSRGGERHKK